A genome region from Thermococcus onnurineus NA1 includes the following:
- the nucS gene encoding endonuclease NucS — protein sequence MSKVEAVTNPSREELLGIIDSALSKEAMLTIFARCKVHYDGRAKSELGSGDRVILVKPDGAFLIHQSKKREPVNWQPPGSFVTVEERDGIIVLRSVRRKPKEILEVELEEVYLASLFKAEDYEELALTGSEAEMAEMIFKNPELIEPGFRPLFREKSIGHGIVDILGRDREGNLVVLELKRRRADLHAVSQLKRYVEALRAEHPAVRGILVAPSLTSGAKKLLEKEGLEFRRVQPPKRESVTKGRQTTLF from the coding sequence ATGTCAAAAGTTGAGGCAGTGACGAACCCCTCCCGCGAGGAGCTTCTAGGGATAATCGATTCCGCGCTATCAAAGGAGGCCATGCTGACGATTTTTGCCCGGTGTAAGGTTCACTACGACGGCAGGGCTAAGAGCGAGCTCGGTTCTGGCGACAGGGTTATACTTGTCAAGCCCGACGGTGCTTTTCTCATTCACCAGAGCAAGAAGCGTGAGCCTGTCAACTGGCAACCGCCCGGAAGCTTCGTAACCGTCGAGGAGCGCGATGGGATTATCGTCCTCCGATCCGTAAGAAGGAAGCCCAAAGAAATCCTTGAAGTCGAGCTGGAGGAGGTTTACCTCGCCTCCCTCTTTAAGGCCGAGGACTACGAGGAGCTGGCATTAACCGGCAGCGAGGCTGAGATGGCGGAGATGATATTCAAAAACCCCGAGCTAATTGAGCCTGGCTTCAGGCCCCTCTTCCGCGAGAAGTCCATTGGCCACGGCATAGTGGACATCCTTGGAAGGGATAGGGAGGGCAACCTCGTGGTTCTGGAGCTCAAGCGCAGGAGGGCAGACCTCCACGCGGTGAGTCAGCTCAAGCGCTACGTTGAGGCTTTGAGGGCTGAGCACCCAGCCGTCAGGGGAATTCTCGTCGCACCTTCGCTTACCTCTGGCGCTAAGAAGCTCCTTGAAAAAGAAGGTCTGGAATTCAGAAGGGTTCAGCCGCCCAAGAGGGAAAGCGTGACTAAAGGCAGGCAAACGACGCTGTTTTAG
- a CDS encoding proteasome assembly chaperone family protein, translating into MENGKPVKIVLPEIKDPILIEGYPGIGLVGHIAANFLAKELGMEMVGYVESPFIPPMALILEGKPNPPLRFYGKDNIILAVADIYVPPTLVSEIAKELVRYLKDMNAAKVISLGGIGIGLFKEKMDVWGVGAREELNKELENFGVKILQYGSIMGMSGKLLWEASKEGLDAYVLLGETFGDRPDPRAAANVVEVLKKLTPIEVSTEPLIKEAEMIEEQLRKMHEQMEQARRKTEKQYESIYL; encoded by the coding sequence ATGGAGAACGGGAAGCCAGTCAAGATAGTTCTGCCAGAGATAAAGGACCCCATTCTCATCGAGGGATATCCCGGAATAGGCCTGGTCGGCCACATAGCGGCCAACTTCTTAGCGAAGGAACTCGGAATGGAGATGGTAGGCTACGTGGAGAGTCCATTCATTCCTCCGATGGCGCTCATCCTTGAGGGGAAGCCCAACCCACCACTCAGGTTCTACGGAAAAGACAACATAATCCTCGCCGTTGCCGATATCTACGTGCCTCCAACTCTAGTAAGCGAAATAGCCAAGGAACTAGTGAGGTATCTGAAAGATATGAACGCAGCGAAGGTAATTTCTCTTGGAGGCATTGGTATTGGCCTATTCAAGGAGAAAATGGATGTCTGGGGCGTCGGTGCGCGCGAGGAGCTCAACAAGGAGCTGGAAAACTTCGGCGTCAAGATACTCCAGTACGGCTCAATAATGGGCATGAGTGGCAAGCTCCTATGGGAGGCAAGCAAAGAAGGTTTGGACGCCTACGTTCTCCTCGGCGAGACCTTTGGGGACAGACCAGACCCGAGGGCAGCAGCCAACGTTGTTGAGGTTCTCAAGAAGCTGACGCCCATAGAGGTCTCCACGGAGCCTCTTATCAAGGAGGCAGAGATGATAGAGGAACAGCTCAGAAAAATGCACGAGCAGATGGAGCAGGCGAGGAGAAAGACCGAGAAGCAGTACGAGAGCATCTACCTGTGA
- a CDS encoding DUF473 domain-containing protein — protein MEAVTLAGIARRVLDELLRSPYKTLEIRSARNVVALERARELGRVFLTYETYQDITIGTEGLLAELLKLESMEQRIPWEESDEREITVCRAQLRLLGLGRIVEIRKKNTILFVRVREMFPQEMDIG, from the coding sequence ATGGAGGCGGTGACCTTAGCTGGAATCGCAAGACGCGTTCTGGATGAGCTCCTCAGAAGCCCCTACAAGACGCTGGAAATCAGAAGCGCGAGGAACGTCGTAGCCCTCGAAAGGGCGCGCGAGCTGGGAAGGGTCTTTCTCACATACGAAACCTACCAGGACATAACCATCGGAACGGAAGGACTCCTCGCCGAGTTGCTAAAACTCGAGAGCATGGAGCAGCGCATTCCATGGGAGGAGAGCGATGAAAGAGAAATCACAGTCTGCAGGGCGCAATTGAGGCTGCTGGGACTGGGAAGAATCGTCGAGATAAGGAAGAAGAATACAATTTTGTTCGTCAGAGTCAGGGAGATGTTCCCGCAGGAGATGGACATTGGCTAA
- a CDS encoding thermonuclease family protein: MGRSALFLTSVILMVVFVSGFASAYEFEAYGKVIDVVDGDTIWFQSYSGYHAGETFKIRLADINAPEIYTSDGKKAWRALTRLILGEYVYIDVDDIYETDPYDRVVAVVYLPYWDDGYALNVNEWLVENGYAYIWDHYNEFNPYEWALWVPL, encoded by the coding sequence ATGGGGCGGAGTGCATTGTTCCTTACATCCGTGATCCTTATGGTGGTTTTTGTCTCTGGTTTTGCCAGTGCCTACGAGTTTGAGGCCTATGGGAAGGTGATTGATGTTGTTGACGGCGATACTATCTGGTTCCAGTCTTACAGTGGCTACCATGCTGGAGAGACGTTCAAGATACGCCTTGCGGACATAAACGCGCCGGAAATTTACACAAGCGATGGCAAAAAGGCATGGCGTGCCCTTACCAGGTTGATACTTGGAGAGTACGTTTACATCGATGTCGACGATATATACGAAACCGACCCATACGACCGTGTTGTCGCTGTTGTTTATCTTCCCTACTGGGACGACGGTTATGCTCTCAACGTCAATGAGTGGCTGGTTGAGAACGGCTACGCCTACATTTGGGATCACTATAACGAGTTCAATCCCTACGAATGGGCTCTTTGGGTTCCCCTTTGA
- a CDS encoding S-methyl-5'-thioadenosine phosphorylase, whose protein sequence is MPRIGIIGGSGVYGVFDPEETVKVHTPYGRPSAPVEIGKIGGVEVAFIPRHGKHHEFPPHEVPYRANIWALKELGVERVIGVTAVGSLREEYKPGDIVITDQFIDFTKKRDYTFYNGPRVAHVSMADPFCPEMRKIFYETAKELGFPVHEKGTYVCIEGPRFSTRAESFMFRQYAHIIGMTLVPEINLARELGMCYVNIATVTDYDVWADKPVDAQEVMKVMAENNYKVQELLKKGIPRIPEERKCGCAEVLKSMFV, encoded by the coding sequence ATGCCGAGGATAGGTATCATAGGCGGTTCCGGTGTTTACGGCGTTTTTGATCCAGAAGAGACCGTCAAGGTTCACACTCCCTACGGCAGGCCTTCGGCTCCAGTGGAAATCGGGAAGATTGGGGGCGTCGAGGTCGCCTTCATACCGCGCCACGGCAAGCACCACGAGTTCCCGCCGCACGAGGTTCCATATAGGGCGAACATCTGGGCTCTCAAGGAGCTTGGCGTCGAGCGCGTCATCGGCGTAACAGCCGTCGGCTCGCTCCGCGAGGAGTACAAGCCGGGAGACATCGTCATAACCGACCAGTTCATTGACTTCACGAAAAAGCGCGACTACACCTTCTACAACGGGCCAAGAGTTGCCCACGTCAGCATGGCCGACCCCTTCTGCCCCGAGATGAGGAAAATATTCTACGAGACGGCTAAAGAGCTCGGCTTCCCTGTCCATGAGAAGGGCACCTACGTCTGTATAGAGGGTCCGAGGTTCTCAACGAGGGCCGAGAGCTTTATGTTCAGACAGTACGCTCACATCATCGGCATGACGCTTGTTCCGGAGATAAACCTCGCCAGGGAGCTTGGCATGTGCTACGTAAACATCGCAACCGTTACCGACTACGACGTCTGGGCCGACAAGCCCGTCGATGCTCAGGAGGTCATGAAGGTCATGGCTGAGAACAACTATAAAGTTCAGGAGCTTCTCAAGAAGGGAATTCCACGCATACCGGAGGAGAGGAAGTGCGGTTGCGCCGAGGTGCTGAAGAGCATGTTTGTTTGA
- a CDS encoding amidohydrolase family protein yields the protein MSILIKNGYVVYGENLEVIKADVLIESNKIVEVAKNINKSADTVIDAKGKVVSPGFVNLHTHSPMGLFRGLADDLPLMDWLQDHIWPKEAKLTREYTKVGAYLGALEMIKSGTTTFLDMYFFMDAVAEVTLESGLRGYLSYGMIDLGDPEKTEKEVNEALRIMKFIEGLDSDRVHFVFGPHAPYTCSIALLKEVRRLANEHGKLITIHVSETMAEIGQISERYGKSPVVLLDDIGFFGRDVIIAHGVWLDSRDIQILARHGVTVAHNPASNMKLASGVMPLQRLLNAGVNVGLGTDGSASNNNLDMLDEMKLAALLHKVHNLDPTVADAETVFRMATVNGARALGLKAGIIKEGYLADIAIIDFNKPHLRPINNVISHLVYSANGNDVETTIVDGKVLMLDRELFTLDEEKILNDAERVIGELT from the coding sequence ATGAGCATCCTAATCAAGAACGGCTACGTGGTTTACGGCGAGAACCTTGAAGTTATCAAAGCGGACGTCCTCATCGAGAGTAATAAAATAGTGGAGGTTGCCAAAAACATCAACAAGAGCGCCGACACTGTCATAGACGCCAAGGGAAAAGTTGTTTCTCCAGGCTTCGTCAACCTGCATACCCACTCTCCAATGGGGCTCTTCCGCGGCCTCGCCGACGATCTGCCGTTGATGGACTGGCTCCAGGACCACATCTGGCCGAAAGAGGCTAAGCTGACAAGGGAGTACACCAAAGTCGGCGCTTACCTTGGCGCGCTGGAGATGATAAAAAGCGGAACAACGACGTTTTTGGATATGTACTTCTTCATGGACGCGGTCGCCGAGGTGACCCTCGAAAGCGGTCTGAGGGGATATCTGAGCTACGGCATGATCGACCTGGGCGACCCTGAGAAGACGGAGAAGGAGGTAAATGAAGCTCTCAGGATAATGAAATTCATAGAGGGACTTGACTCAGATAGAGTTCACTTCGTCTTCGGGCCGCACGCCCCGTATACCTGCTCGATAGCCCTCCTTAAAGAGGTCAGGAGACTCGCGAATGAACACGGCAAGCTCATAACCATCCACGTCAGCGAAACAATGGCCGAGATAGGTCAGATCTCCGAACGCTATGGCAAGAGCCCGGTGGTTCTGCTTGACGACATCGGTTTCTTTGGAAGGGATGTCATAATAGCTCATGGCGTCTGGCTAGACAGCAGAGACATACAGATTCTGGCGAGACACGGCGTTACCGTCGCCCACAACCCTGCGAGCAACATGAAGCTCGCCAGCGGCGTTATGCCCCTTCAGAGGCTTCTTAATGCGGGCGTTAACGTCGGCCTTGGTACTGACGGTTCAGCGAGCAACAACAACCTCGACATGCTTGACGAGATGAAGCTTGCGGCTCTCCTCCATAAGGTTCACAACCTCGACCCCACCGTTGCCGATGCAGAGACCGTCTTCAGAATGGCGACCGTTAACGGTGCGAGGGCACTCGGGCTCAAGGCAGGCATAATCAAGGAGGGCTACTTGGCCGACATCGCGATAATCGACTTCAACAAGCCTCACCTGAGGCCGATTAATAACGTCATCAGCCACTTGGTTTACTCCGCCAACGGCAATGACGTCGAGACAACTATAGTGGACGGAAAAGTTTTAATGCTGGATCGGGAATTATTCACTTTGGATGAGGAGAAAATCCTTAATGATGCCGAACGGGTGATCGGTGAGCTAACATGA